One Alnus glutinosa chromosome 13, dhAlnGlut1.1, whole genome shotgun sequence genomic window, tcgcccctatcaAATACtgtaaaatgtcaaaatcattttgcagaaattattttatgctGAAACATACGGAGCATTAATATGCTTTGAAAAGTTAGAGATttttcaaaagataaaatagaaatttttttttattattaaaaaacaataaaaaatcattgATACTCGCaccctcttttctcttctttttaagGCATTTTTGTAGGGTAGGTGCCTCTTTTTCCACGGGTATTACCTTTTGATTAAGATATATGATGCCTCTTTTGCCACCGAAAATTAATTCCACCTTTAAGAATTAGGCTCTGCCTTGAGTTTCCAGACCTACAACTAGTCCTACTTTTGAGCTTGAGAAGattgaattaagaaaaatccgCGTGCATCAACctataattcaaaataatcaagGGTTCACAAAACCCTAATTAGTTTTACACTAAATTTCTCgaatgagaagaaaaagaattccGAACTATTAGATCATGCAAAACTAGGTTATATATTTTGTTCTTACATATTTAAAATTAGAAAGCCGGTTCTCATGTAGTTAGATCACGTGGAATCACAAAAATTCTTAGTTAAAATAGGATTCCAACGCAGTAccgtttgaaattttgaaaagagtTGTTCTTTGAAGAGCATAGTACGATGAAAGTTGTAAGTTATGTTCGGCGGAGAGTTATTGTCTATCATTGGCTCCTATGGTGGAATCAGTCGGGGGCCTAAAAGACAGTGGTTTACCCTGTGGCGAATGTCAGCGGTTTGAGTCCGCTTATCATCTTGAACTCGTGAACTTAGTCGATTTTTACAATAATATTTGTCTCATACTTCTTtgaacatttttaatttttctttggcTGCACAGTAGTCTATTATTATAACATATGTTGGAGAAACATTGTTTAGGATCGATTTTGGATTACCCTCTTTGAATGATTTTaggttaaaaacaaaaaaagaaaaaagacaaaaaagacaaaaaaggttaaaaactattaaaaccttaatttagtgtaaaattagaaaaagaagaagaagaagaagaaaaggttaCTATGTAAAATTGAACCTTACAATGTTGCTCAAACACACAAGGAGGCCTCCTTGTGTGTCTTTGGTTGCCTAACTTGCATTTTTAGGGAAAACAAATACTGTTTCAATTCATggggttttaatttttatcaaattactcTCTAAGATTCAAAATTGATCAGATCAATCCTTAACATTTACTCTGTTATCAAATCACTCACTGTATCTCACTTCTGTTAAATTTTATGACTAAATGTCACATCATACCCAATATAATTGCGACACTTGTATACATTCCACAATTAGTTTCACAACATCAGTTACAAGTCACGATGCATGTCGATGCCACGCCATAAAATGccacattataaaaaaaaaaaaaaaaaaaaaaaaaaaaaaaaaaaaaaaaaaaaaaacttcccctttaacaaatcaattaatctgatgttaaaaataataaaaaaataataaaaaaaaaggtgaggGAAGGTTTGCTACAGGGGGATGATCGCACAACAACCCTTATGTGGTGGGAGAGGGGTGGTTGTGACTGTGTCTGTTGGGAGGGGGTTGCCACATGGCCACCCTTTCCTAGAGTAGATTGTGGTGGCCGCACAACCACCTCCTCTCACAACAGACACTCCcttactttcttttttccttttttacatTAAACTTAGTGATTTGTTGATGGGGCAAGTTTTTAAGGACGTGGCAATCAATCCGGTATGTGACTGATGTGATAAAACTAATTGTGTGATGTATACACGTGTTGCAATATTATTGGAAATGACATGGCATTCCATaaaaaacgagaaaaaaaaaattaatgaaagtgGGTCGACATAGAGAGTAATTTGATAATGTATTATACTTTAAGGATCTATTTGATCAACTTTGAACTTCATGGAGTAAATTGATAAAAGTTAAAACCTCAGGGacttgaacaattttttttcctccttttttttttttaaaaaaatgtatttccTATTTTACGTATTTACACAAAACAAGAAGAGTCTGAACCATGTGCCACTGGCTTTGTTTGGtaatacttttttcttctctttttatttaaaagaaaaaataaaaacattagtaaacaactcaaaacattaaattatcacaaaacacttaaaactactcacttttatatcacatgagcatacttttatcaaaaaaaaaaaaagctctaaaGAACATTAACAAACGGACCTTCTAGAATTAACCAATGTAAATCCTTTTCTGTAACATTGTGTGGATACTTTGTCAGCCTTTTGTCAGGAATTagtttgcaaaaataatattgtgcagtagaaaataaaattctcaaatcCAGGAATAAACTTTATGAAGAACAGGCGAAGAGCaatactattttaaaaataaactgcaaATCAGAAACACTTACTTGGACGTGTTTAAAAATAAACGGTTACTCTTTGAATATATGGGCAAGATTAAGTTCCTTACTCCTCGACGAAGAACGTGTGATAAATATTTAGATATTCTCATCAATGACTGATAATAACTAAGAGAGCAGGCTCTCAACTTgctcttcaaaatttaaacttattCTCGAGAGTTAACTtaagaatattagttcttaataaaaactaaagaattaTAGCAAAATAACTTATTTTTGAAATCTACATGcatgtctatttataggcttagaataTTAGGAGACTGGGAGAtttaagcaatgtgggacacgtTGTAGTTGAAGTTCTAGATAAACTAGAACTCCCCTATAGTGGTGGACGGCTAGGGCTAGGAAAAACCCTAGCCTTCCACCCTTGTAGTTGACGTATTGGGCCAGGAAAAAATTCCATGGCCCATGCATCAACTGCACTGTTagtgggcttgggttttatcccaaaGCCCAATCTACCTCTTACATCTGATGCACAGTCTTTCTATAGCCcatgtttttaaataataaaaacaactagccaaaaaaataaaaagcctgATTTGGTTAAATTAAATTAGCATGGTgagggacctaaaggaaaaataaaaacttgccAAAATAGGTCTGACTCTTCCagtcactatttaattacaattgattccactaaataaTTGTAACTACactctaatttatattttttttatcaaaacaattattcctttaaatttacttaattttgacttttgattcctcTATGAAATCTTCCGTATAAAAATCAAAGTCAAGATATTCCATTTGATTCTCTACATCTTTTTCCTTGAGTCCcctgattttatatattattcatgtaCTCGTGAAAGACTTATCAcatgtattttgtattgtagtatcTTATACAAAATGCCCTAGCCAGAGACTTATAATAATTTAATCCATAAAATCAATCTCAATGGGAAATTTCTTATACTTTTAATAAAGGACTTGGGTTCCATCTTGAGAAAAactttctcacaatgttaattgcGATTACACAACACATCGAGTATGTTGACCATCATTTTGATTTCACTCATAAATGCGTCAAAGTGATCTACATTTCACATCTGAGTACACAGTCCtctcaggatttagaatcaatatcataagtaaCATTAGGCGTATGGGTTTTTCTATTTgacaatattttcatgaaaaaaaactcacaaggtTCGTTCAGTGCATAACACCTACATATCAACTCGAAGCCTATAATTTCACATaatcaagataaatcacaaagattcaATGTGTAACAAACAGTCTTCgcaaatggaatgcccaattccattaccGACTACAAACTATCCAAAGTTTAAGACTATAAGGATTATGGACTAAGATCTTATATGATAACTCTTTACTTACATCATAGACCGTATTCAATGTAATTCAAGAGtatttcacatgcaaaatatacatagaacaatattaagcatgtaaaataACATGTCATATGTTCAAAAACAAATTAGTgaataacaattttatttataataaactTATATGTCAATAGTGTTGGGATTTAGGGCATAAATCCAAATACTTTTTAATATTATCTActaattttgaaatttcattCCTTTTTGACTATTTGACTGAATTCTTACTTTGCTTAAAGTGAGACCACTTTTCCTTTCCGGCTACATTTGGGGATTAAAGCAACTTGTAGCTATTTTATTCCTCTTAGTTTGGGGATTATCAGTAAGATTGAAGTACATGTAGattttatattcaaaaaaatgactaaaatttaAATGGACACGGCAGCCAGGACCTCTCAGATTTCTATGCAGGTCTATAAAATAATGGTTTCCTTGCTGAGGACTTTAACAAAAACAACCTAATCCCTTTTACAGCATgtcctttttgttcttttgtgtCTGCCATACACTGTCACCAACAACTGTGCTTTCAGTGTATCTCCTCTTGCACAGTAGCCATGTGCAAAACAAATTGTCCATTTGCTCTTTTGGTGAGCTTTTGTCCTGAACATTTgcattcatcaacaaatcattaTATATAGGGGATCATATATACTTATAAGTGGGATATTGGTTACTCCTAGGGGGATTTTGAAAATGGTAGAATGGAGAGAGCCAAGAGAGAATCTGTCTGGACAAAGAGTATGTTAAAACTACACTTGAAAGCATTATAAATGTGCTCAAAATATATCATTATAAATGTAATCACTTggcagtttatttatttatttttatttttattttttatagatgcCTTTGGAAACATAGTaaacagtatatatatacaaattacaaCCAAAAATATACGACTGGTCAAAAAGGGAGGCCACAAAATAACTTTACCCAAGGAGATCTAACAATGGATACAAAATTTGCAAGAAAGCTGCCTGTCAAACTGGTCGTAGTTGCTCAgtgagttttttgtttttttttttaatgaataagtgAGCAATTTTATTAACAACTAACAGCAAACATTACAAACAACGTTCCACCAAACACAGAAACAACACCACAAGAGCAAACATAACTCTGTGGCTACAGACAAAGACAAACAACACAACTGGTATCAAACCAGTATAGACAAATCAATATTCCAGCTTAGGCAAATATTGACATTCTCTTCATTATTCTTGAAGTTGCCTTTGCCAGAAATTCTAGTCCTTACTTCCCAAAAAATACTCCTAAGACTTTGCTCATCTGTTTTTGGTCTTCCATTATGCTTAATCTCATTTCTAGCTCTCTATATATTGTAAACACTGGAGCTCAAAACCAGCCTACAGAGAACACTTTTCAGCTTCTTCGAAATCCACTTCCAACTACCTTCTTCTACCACATTCTGCCAGTCAAGAAGGGGATTCGAAATATTACATCTTTTCATACAAATCTTCCAAATCCGAGAGCTAAAGCTGCAATTGAAAAAGAGATGATCTCTACTTTCAGTACCATTTCTGCAAAAACAGCATTGAGTATCACCTTTGTATCCCCAAATCAAAAGGTGATTACCCGTTGTGAGCCTATTACGAACAACCAACCAAAGCAAGAAGGCCTGTTTTGGAATAGCTTGATTGAACCAAATAAGGGACCACCAATCCACAGGCTGCCTTTTCAATCTCAAATGGTTCCAAGTATCAGAGCTTACAAATATCCCCTTCTGAGCTATAGTCCAGATTGGTTTATCTGCCCACAACCGAACCTCTGAAAGTCTACTCTGAATGATAACCAGCTCATCAGACCTAGCCGGCTTCCAACACCATTCACCATTTCTAAGCACCGAATCCAACTTGGCATCTATTCTACTTTGAGAATCATATATAGGCCTAATTGCTTAGTGAGTTATGTTGAGAGCGCGACAATTTGTACTCTTATCAATCTTCGCGGCAGGCAAGCTGTCAAAAGAGCTAAGGAGACCAAGAATATCAGTAATAATAGTGGCAATTCTCCAATTGGTGGCGAGGTGGGATTTTTGGAGACCAAGTATAacagataaagaatctccctcAAGGATGATTCCTGCATACAAGGGGTTTGCTTCCCTCTAGCTTTTTTTCTCAGTGAATGTCACTTTAAAGAAGCTCTTATCATAAATACGAGATTGTGGGTCATGCTTTGTTAGGTATAGAAGTGCACcactaatgaaaaaaaaagagtacaatATCAGAAGATGTTTACATCtgtttattctctctctctctctctctctctctctgcagaAATATCCCTAGAAGTTATGATTGTGACGACAGAGAACCTTTCCATGATACATATTATACTGACAATTGAAGCAGGGATTCTAAAACAGCCCTAAGTTTTGAGGGAGAAAACGAGCTTCAACACTTCCTAGTGAATCTCTGAAGTGCTTGCTTGATCATCCCTGCTGATGCAACAACCGATCCCTTGAACTGCAGACAACAAAGATTCATTGGTTTAAAGAGTAATTGTCCATAGTACTCATCCACAAAAGTTGTATTCAAACACTGGAAAAGTTTGGCATCATGCTCGGAAATAGGCTCATTCAAAATGGTCAcggttaaatataaaaaatagttgaaTAATTGTATccttttcaagaacaaaacaaaagagcaaAGCCACACTCTTTTTGTGATTCTGAGTGCATACCTTTGATTTAATGATCAGTGAAAGCATCCCTTCAACAGTAGATGATTGAACCGAGTGACAATCTAATTGGAGATTGCTTACTGCATCCATGATCTCTAACAGCACTCCCTCCCTCGAAGGACATCTCATCTGAATTAGAACCTCTCTATTAGTCATGCTGACAATCACATTATCGGTTAAACCTTCTTTCGGTACAATATAGTTTCTCTCTGGCTCCGTTTCATCGATGTCACAAGCCTTCCTCTTGTTTATCAGTGATTTTTTGATGTCATTAGTTTTGTAGTTGCCATAATTATCAGATGTTCTCTCTACACTATCTTGCGATTTTCTTTTTGTCCTAGCTTCTACCTCTGTCAACTCCCTGCAAGATTCCAACTCTTCAACCCTTCTCTCAAGCTCTTTTAGATATTCTATTGCATTATCAAGTATAGATAATTTGTCATCCTgcataaacaagaaaaaaaaaatttcaattagtAATTGTTGTCTATTGCCAACTACCAGGGAATGGAGTTTCAACTACCTTGCTAATTGAAGGAACCATcgattttagaataaaaaatctttcatttactttttcCCTTCGCCTCCTCTCAGCTAATGCATGGTTCATACCAATTTCATCAGCCTCCGGTCTCCATACTACATCTTTAATGCCATTATCTTCTGGGGAGTCGAGCAAGCCACCAACATGCATCCGAGGAACTACAAACAAAACCTTCTTCAATAGTTTTTGCGGGGTTTCGCCTCCTGGATTTTGACAATGTGCTAAACCTTTTTTATTCCAACTGACAAAACTGGATTCCTGCtgataattttgaaaacatgGTCCCAAAATCAACTGGTGTGAACTCTTTAAAAGGGATGAAAGAACAGTCTGATAGTGCAGATCATTGCTCCGGAGATCCAGTAAGCACATTTTTGTGTGAGTGCATTCTTGAAGGTCCTGCAAACAATGGTCGTTCACCAGTTCACCCTTAGGAACAGAGACAGCCTTTTCAGGTTCTACAAAAGTTTGAGATATACAGTCACTAGAATTCATGGAATGATGGACACAATTACTGAACTCCTCATCCATAAACTGCCAGCTTTGTACTTGAGAAGCTCCCCCATTCATTCCTTCAACCAAAAACGAATCCTCTGCCGGTTGATTGGGCTCAAAGCCATTTGAACTGTTACTGGGAGAAACCATATCTAATTCTTCACATTGTACATGTGGCACTAATTTGATTTCCAGAATGCCCTGATCAAGCACAGCACAAGCAGGATTATTGCCACTCCTTTTGTTTCCTGCACCTGCGGATTTCTTGGAAATTATGGGATGTGGAATCTCCAAGAAAGAAGTTTTAACGTGCTGAATGAGACTAGGGTCCTCCAAAAGCTTCAGAAAACAAATTACAAACAGCAACAAAGGCTTACTTCAGCATGAATTGTAGTAAAACCAAATTTCTAAACGATTTATGATATCAAGTGGGAATCTGAGACAAAAGGTTACCAGCTCGGTCACCCCCAGCTCGACCACACCTCCCAAAAATGGAAAGCATACCACAGTCTGAAAGTTGAAGATATAATGATCAATATAGCTCTTCAGTAACAATCTTTATGCAAACGGTTCAATCATATTAGTTTCCAAGGTTTTAGTGTCCATTGCGAGCATCGATGAaagtttttctttgaatttcagaAGGGTTCTTATGGGTTTTCCTCTTTAATAAGAATAATGTTTTGAACATGTTTTTAATCCTAGAGTTGAGAGTAATTTTAAGTCAATTTAGAGGCAGATAATTTAGGGCAAAGAAAAATCACATTAGTACCTGAATAGATGCACTCTGAGAAGATGGTTGTCACGAGTCAATCATGAAACCAAAACCAAATAGAAAAAAGATGTTCAGTTTCTTTGGCAATCGAGCATGCCATAGTTTAGTCTATATGTATGAAACTTTATTTACCAATAAATTATTCCCAAACAAACAACAGTACCCTACCTTTGCCAGCAGAGAGCGACTGAAAACCTTACTATCTGCAAAGTGGGCGTTGCATAGCCAGATTGGTTCACCTTTTGCTAACGTTCTTCCAGGCAACCTAAGAACAATCCGAAGCAAGAATTGATGATAGTAAAGACTGGTTGGTAGATGCATACTTCATGATAGATAGAAGTCAACATGGTTATAGGTAGTACCGCAAGGTGATCCTAAGGGGAAAAGGATTACCCTTGTCcaatgcgttttttttttttaaaaaaaataaaataaaataatcgaaatatcattgaAAAGCGTAGGCGCAATCTAGGTACATGAAGTATAGAAGAGAAACACCTAAGTAGAAGGAgacaaaagaacaagaaaatcatgaaagagATAATGCTTGAACACGAACACCTACCCTTGTCCAATGTTGAACACGAATGACATGCAAACCAAGTAATACCACTCAGTGTCACTAAGATCTTCAGGGGATAATGCTACTGAAGGCCTTCTAGATTGTGGGTTAGCTTCACCAGCTGAGAGGGAATCGTATAGTTCTCTCAATTGCTCACTCCTCTGCAACCCCAGTTGGTCGGCATTGAGTTCTAAAGCTTGAATTGTTTTCCTTGTCTTAATATCTCCATTGTAGTATCCATCACCCCACTCCAAGACCCTATTATATTAAGAACAGGAAGAATATGTTAGAACTGTAAGAATGAGGAGTTGCTGTTTCTTTTAGTCCAGCACTTCCCCTTTCAAATCAGGCAAAAAAGCAACATCCGAGGACTGAATAAGCTCGATAGCAGAATATGTAAGAAATTTGAAGTACTGGTACAATTGGCACATGTCAATTATCTTCTTCTTGATAAGGAAAGTGCATCAAGAATGTTACAGGAAGAGATCATAATCTGATGTACCCAATTTAACACCACCCACATTATGCCAGATTACACAGAATTTAAGAAACATATTTGAATTTTAAGACTACCatgatgaaaaaaatttgaagatgaACAGAACTCTCTGAAAAGATAAACTTATTGCTTTCAAGCCCAGTAAGCACCTAATTAAATCTAGTCAGTACCCATTCCGTACCGATTTCCAAATTCAATCTGACCCAAATGCATAAATCCAGGAAGATTatatttggagaaaaaatttgactttctagccaaaaagaagaagaagaagagaaacgcAGAGTACCCTGGTTGTCTAGCAGAAATGGACCAGAAGATAGCGTAGCTCCACTGGATGCTTCTCACAGCTAGAGCAAgttttttcttcaagttttcaGGCACCCTCTCTTCCATCTGGGGCCCAGTAGCCATCTTCCAGCATGAAACTTTCAAGCTCAAAATCAAAGTACCCCACGACACAATCTGATCAGATGCAAATGGGTTCCTGATTCTTCATCTCCAGACACCAGAACCAAATCTAGTTCCTTTTGTCGTAGAATATTCACATAAGTACCAACCAAAGCACACGTTTAGCTCAAATTCTTGATTCTTGGTATCCCAACACAGGTTTCTCCCGGTTTCTGCACCAACAAATTAACCATAGCTCAAAACCATCATGGTCTAGCTACAAAAAGTGtgggaacaaaaaaataaaaaaataaaaaaatccataaagCCAAACCAATTAAGATTGGAGTTTGCGGGAAAAGCTGGAGCTACAAAACTAGTAGAAGAACAGGGGAAAAAAAGCAAGCAGCTGGTACTCATTATTATTCGAAGTTCAAGGACTGGTTTAGACACTAACACCCATACTGGACCAGTAGTAATTACTTTCCTCTTTGGTCCAGAATCACACCACTCACTTTCATGAATAGGAGAGATGGAAATCTTGCGGAATGGGATGCTGGGATTTTCTCTAAAAGCCAACTTGCTATTGTCAGGCAACCCAACAAAGACAGCAACAATCCCGctgaatttctctctctctctctctctctcaaacacacacaaaaacaaaGTTTAAGAACAAATTATAGATCTGGGTTTCTTGTGGGTATGTTTGTTTCACCACAAGAATCAGTAAAGTAGCTCAAGAAAAGAGCTTCAATATcggtaaaagagaaaaatatattatacgTGTtctttttctcacattttcgtTCATGGGCTTCagagctagctagctagaaAAATACACACGAAGATTGAACAGCATCATCGGAAAGGTCCATAGAGCTGTTTCGATCCAACTTACAtgggaagagaagagagagagagagagagatggtagAGCAACAGTGCGCAtacatgaatatttttttttaagctcgTCGTATGTGCTTTAATGGTGGGATTTGGtgagaaataataaagaaaaaaccaagaacaattatttgtttgattgtaAAACTTATAGTATTTCCTATTCCCAGCAcccttatttttgttatttgtcgGTGTTGTAGAAGAGCGTACTTCACCCGTCACTTTAGCCTTTATTTCACGCATGTGGCTGAATATCAGTCGTACCAAAGCAAAGCAGAGGTCGTTTTCGGAAGTTATTTTTCGGCTCGGCTAGGCTTGATAGCTATTAGCTAGCGCACGACTAATGAAaattagacaatttttttttaaatattctttatatatgtgatttaaatatttttttctttttctttttattttttaaatatatgctTGCTCTTTgatgaaaagagaaagaaatagagagagagaggaagagaaatgaataaagcattcatttacaatatttttctatatttggGTAAGCACTCAATCTAGATGAAATGCAAAATTTGATGGGAATGTTTTATTCGAGTTTGGTTAGCTTAGACTAAACTGAAGAAAACTCTAAGGTTACGTTTGATATacagaatgactattctattaaaaaaatgattagtttttattgaaaatagaagaatgaggaataaaataacaatttgcCCATGAGGTAATGACTATTTCTTAAATTGAAGAATAATTATTCATCTCATTTCCTCGTGGGCAATGAGAATATTTATTCCAAGTGGTAGATCGATGcttatcatatactctaacacTAAGATTATTATACTCTACATTTttccattcttaataaaaactataacatTTTTCCAATGGAATATGATATGAACTTCACCAATAATTGTAATGAAACCCGATAataatgatggtttgaaaccccaagatcgtgtaaaCAAGATTTGTTAagccttgacccgtcacctaactagatgagaaatcaagactacgaaggattgaaacgccacaccaaaaaacctaagaatctctcaagaatTAAGGTGATAATTTTGGTTGTTTGAatgccacaagattaacttgataagttcaaagagttctttcaagaacgaaTAGGAATACAatacctcacaataataataataattttctgaaaacaatatctgcctacaaaattcgtaatgcccatctatatacttggaacaacccttcAAGAATAAGAAAAGTCATAACTACacctttaaaagcaacacaaacatcaacataaacaagtccccacgttttttttaggtctcttggacttctagaggcagccaaaaataattaaatgactaaattcaatatatttaacataactagccaagaccaagttcattcccctatttaatatccttgaaactcaacaagttcacaccctttaatggtcagactatgctggtcacgtttttgcatgctaattatcttcttcaattgctttgatgacatggactaatccttg contains:
- the LOC133854274 gene encoding transcription factor EGL1-like isoform X1; the encoded protein is MATGPQMEERVPENLKKKLALAVRSIQWSYAIFWSISARQPGVLEWGDGYYNGDIKTRKTIQALELNADQLGLQRSEQLRELYDSLSAGEANPQSRRPSVALSPEDLSDTEWYYLVCMSFVFNIGQGLPGRTLAKGEPIWLCNAHFADSKVFSRSLLAKSASIQTVVCFPFLGGVVELGVTELLLEDPSLIQHVKTSFLEIPHPIISKKSAGAGNKRSGNNPACAVLDQGILEIKLVPHVQCEELDMVSPSNSSNGFEPNQPAEDSFLVEGMNGGASQVQSWQFMDEEFSNCVHHSMNSSDCISQTFVEPEKAVSVPKGELVNDHCLQDLQECTHTKMCLLDLRSNDLHYQTVLSSLLKSSHQLILGPCFQNYQQESSFVSWNKKGLAHCQNPGGETPQKLLKKVLFVVPRMHVGGLLDSPEDNGIKDVVWRPEADEIGMNHALAERRRREKVNERFFILKSMVPSISKDDKLSILDNAIEYLKELERRVEELESCRELTEVEARTKRKSQDSVERTSDNYGNYKTNDIKKSLINKRKACDIDETEPERNYIVPKEGLTDNVIVSMTNREVLIQMRCPSREGVLLEIMDAVSNLQLDCHSVQSSTVEGMLSLIIKSKFKGSVVASAGMIKQALQRFTRKC
- the LOC133854274 gene encoding transcription factor GLABRA 3-like isoform X2; translated protein: MATGPQMEERVPENLKKKLALAVRSIQWSYAIFWSISARQPGVLEWGDGYYNGDIKTRKTIQALELNADQLGLQRSEQLRELYDSLSAGEANPQSRRPSVALSPEDLSDTEWLPGRTLAKGEPIWLCNAHFADSKVFSRSLLAKSASIQTVVCFPFLGGVVELGVTELLLEDPSLIQHVKTSFLEIPHPIISKKSAGAGNKRSGNNPACAVLDQGILEIKLVPHVQCEELDMVSPSNSSNGFEPNQPAEDSFLVEGMNGGASQVQSWQFMDEEFSNCVHHSMNSSDCISQTFVEPEKAVSVPKGELVNDHCLQDLQECTHTKMCLLDLRSNDLHYQTVLSSLLKSSHQLILGPCFQNYQQESSFVSWNKKGLAHCQNPGGETPQKLLKKVLFVVPRMHVGGLLDSPEDNGIKDVVWRPEADEIGMNHALAERRRREKVNERFFILKSMVPSISKDDKLSILDNAIEYLKELERRVEELESCRELTEVEARTKRKSQDSVERTSDNYGNYKTNDIKKSLINKRKACDIDETEPERNYIVPKEGLTDNVIVSMTNREVLIQMRCPSREGVLLEIMDAVSNLQLDCHSVQSSTVEGMLSLIIKSKFKGSVVASAGMIKQALQRFTRKC
- the LOC133854274 gene encoding transcription factor GLABRA 3-like isoform X3, with protein sequence MIFRLFYFIFFKKKKRIGQGLPGRTLAKGEPIWLCNAHFADSKVFSRSLLAKSASIQTVVCFPFLGGVVELGVTELLLEDPSLIQHVKTSFLEIPHPIISKKSAGAGNKRSGNNPACAVLDQGILEIKLVPHVQCEELDMVSPSNSSNGFEPNQPAEDSFLVEGMNGGASQVQSWQFMDEEFSNCVHHSMNSSDCISQTFVEPEKAVSVPKGELVNDHCLQDLQECTHTKMCLLDLRSNDLHYQTVLSSLLKSSHQLILGPCFQNYQQESSFVSWNKKGLAHCQNPGGETPQKLLKKVLFVVPRMHVGGLLDSPEDNGIKDVVWRPEADEIGMNHALAERRRREKVNERFFILKSMVPSISKDDKLSILDNAIEYLKELERRVEELESCRELTEVEARTKRKSQDSVERTSDNYGNYKTNDIKKSLINKRKACDIDETEPERNYIVPKEGLTDNVIVSMTNREVLIQMRCPSREGVLLEIMDAVSNLQLDCHSVQSSTVEGMLSLIIKSKFKGSVVASAGMIKQALQRFTRKC